One genomic region from Anthonomus grandis grandis chromosome 1, icAntGran1.3, whole genome shotgun sequence encodes:
- the LOC126733686 gene encoding uncharacterized protein LOC126733686 produces MRVHRYLVVALLATLNVTWTNAKAVVANRNAKDVSAVKEGSAQKRSDEGYDYPHPAIGLSGSGADFGQSGSGAAAVGGVANAHVSFDVGHVDIQHVDVKQVSDLGTGASGFGGGLGLQGGFADNLHGGVDIQHVADIEHHHVVDDHHHIDHHDIDHHHVDHHDHHDPGYWKKKVTWKKGWKKIWKTAQKKIWKVQWKKYWKPIWVPTKKPGWKEIQVPDWKKVWKPVWKPIKVPAWKEIQVPDWKKIWKPVWKPIQVPAWKEIQVPDWKKIWKPVWKEIQVPAWKDIQVPAWKKYWYPVWVKEGIHGDHFLGKDHEGNEYTAHDIWKKKLVWKAAWKKYWKPAKKQIWVKDKKLEWKEAWKQIWRTEKKQIWVADKKLVWKEAWKQIWRTEKKQIWVSDKKLEWKEAWKQIWRTEKKQIWIPDKKLEWKEAWKKIWVPDYKTIWVPAWKEIWKPVIIQEWFPSPDHHDHHHEEHGWDRADQQESNNVTKRHVNATDVQQKS; encoded by the exons gttgCCTTATTGGCAACACTTAATGTTACGTGGACAAATGCCAAAGCAGTTGTAGCCAATCGAAACGCAAAAGATGTTTCAGCAGTCAAAGAAGG aaGTGCCCAAAAAAGATCCGACGAAGGTTACGACTATCCGCACCCCGCAATCGGATTAAGCGGATCCGGTGCCGATTTCGGTCAGTCCGGATCTGGCGCGGCCGCTGTTGGAGGTGTCGCGAACGCGCATGTTTCCTTCGATGTCGGACACGTTGACATACAGCACGTCGATGTGAAACAAGTGTCGGACTTAGGAACCGGGGCTAGTGGATTTG GGGGAGGTTTAGGTTTACAAGGCGGGTTTGCAGACAATCTTCACGGAGGAGTTGATATTCAACATGTCGCGGATATAGAACATCATCACGTTGTAGACGATCATCATCACATTGATCATCACGATATTGATCACCATCACGTTGATCATCACGACCATCACGATCCGGGCTATTGGAAAAAGAAAGTGACCTGGAAAAAGGGCTGGAAAAAGATCTGGAAAACCGCCCAAAAGAAAATCTGGAAGGTGCAATGGAAGAAGTACTGGAAACCGATTTGGGTGCCTACCAAAAAGCCCGGCTGGAAAGAAATTCAGGTGCCCGATTGGAAGAAAGTGTGGAAGCCTGTGTGGAAGCCCATCAAGGTGCCCGCCTGGAAAGAGATTCAAGTGCCAGACTGGAAGAAAATTTGGAAACCTGTATGGAAACCGATACAAGTGCCCGCATGGAAAGAAATACAG GTTCCCGATTGGAAGAAAATCTGGAAGCCAGTTTGGAAAGAGATCCAGGTACCAGCCTGGAAAGACATTCAGGTGCCAGCATGGAAAAAGTATTGGTATCCCGTATGGGTAAAGGAAGGAATCCACGGAGACCACTTCTTAGGCAAAGATCACGAAGGTAACGAATACACGGCCCACGACATCTGGAAAAAGAAACTGGTCTGGAAAGCCGCCTGGAAAAAGTACTGGAAACCAGCCAAGAAGCAAATCTGGGTCAAGGACAAAAAACTTGAATGGAAAGAAGCCTGGAAACAGATATGGCGCACCGAGAAAAAACAGATCTGGGTAGCGGACAAGAAACTCGTCTGGAAAGAGGCGTGGAAGCAAATCTGGCGCAccgaaaagaaacaaatatggGTGTCCGATAAGAAACTGGAATGGAAAGAGGCCTGGAAACAGATATGGCGCACCGAGAAGAAACAAATTTGGATCCCGGACAAGAAGTTGGAATGGAAAGAGGCGTGGAAGAAGATATGGGTGCCGGACTATAAAACCATATGGGTGCCAGCGTGGAAAGAAATCTGGAAACCGGTGATAATCCAGGAATGGTTCCCGAGTCCGGATCACCATGACCACCATCACGAGGAGCATGGGTGGGATCGGGCAGACCAGCAGGAGTCCAACAATGTGACAAAGAGACACGTTAATGCGACTGACGTGCAGCAAAAGAGCTGA